In one window of Candidatus Fonsibacter ubiquis DNA:
- the acnA gene encoding aconitate hydratase AcnA, producing the protein MSKVNSFKSKKTIKVNGKDYVIYSLTEAEKNGLKDISKLPKSLKVLLENLLRYEDNSTVDKTQINAIQSWLNNKTSDTEIAYRPARVLMQDYTGIPAVADLAAMRDAVKAKNKDPKKINPLSQVDLVIDHSVMVDNYANKDSFDLNVEKEFSRNGERYSFLKWGQQAFDNFKVVPPGTGICHQVNLEYLSKVVWSSEMNGELTAYPDTLVGTDSHTTMVNGLSVLGWGVGGIEAEAVMLGQPISMLIPEVVGFEVKGKLPEGTTATDLVLTVTQMLRKKGVVGKFVEFYGEGLKNLSLADRATIANMAPEYGATCGFFPIDEETLKYLEFTGRDKDLIKLIEVYAKEQGLWTSSGMVFTDTLSLDVSTVAPTIAGPKRPQDKVLLTDAAKDFDKNFKETIKRTALKEYPVENANYKLKDGNIVIAAITSCTNTSNPSVLIAAGLLAKKAIEKGLSSKPWVKTSLAPGSKVVTDYLEKAGLDTYLNQLGFNLVGYGCTTCIGNSGPLNDNISNSIIKGELYVASVLSGNRNFEGRVHPQVKANYLASPPLVVAYAIAGSMMVDLYKDALGKDKNGKDVFLKDIWPSNKEIADKILTSITAQMYRSRYDNVSEGPASWQKIKTVASSIYDWDQKSTYVKRPPFFENLPDKPEGFKAIKNARPLLILADSITTDHISPAGSIQKSGPTGDYFMEHQVLQKDFNSYGARRGNHEVMMRGTFANIRIKNEMAPGTEGGVTMLHPDKKVMPVFDASMEYQKRKVDLVVIAGKEYGTGSSRDWAAKGTKLLGVKAVIAESFERIHRSNLVGMGILPLQFKEGYSRKTLNLKGSEIINILNVEKGLKPREEVTVEFLFEDGSSKKINVLSRIDTDNETEYYKHGGILQYVLRNMA; encoded by the coding sequence ATGAGCAAAGTTAATTCTTTTAAATCAAAAAAAACAATCAAAGTTAATGGAAAAGATTATGTAATTTACAGCCTTACAGAGGCTGAGAAGAATGGACTTAAAGATATAAGTAAACTACCAAAGTCTCTTAAAGTTTTATTAGAAAATTTACTCCGTTATGAAGATAACAGCACAGTAGATAAAACACAGATTAATGCTATTCAAAGTTGGTTAAATAATAAAACTTCAGATACTGAAATTGCATATCGTCCCGCTCGAGTTTTAATGCAGGATTATACAGGAATTCCAGCAGTTGCAGATCTAGCGGCAATGCGTGATGCAGTTAAGGCAAAGAATAAAGATCCAAAAAAAATTAATCCATTATCACAAGTAGACTTAGTAATAGACCATTCTGTGATGGTTGATAATTATGCCAATAAAGATTCATTTGATTTAAATGTTGAAAAAGAATTTTCAAGAAATGGGGAAAGATATTCTTTTTTAAAATGGGGACAGCAAGCATTTGATAATTTTAAAGTGGTACCTCCAGGCACAGGAATTTGTCATCAAGTTAATTTAGAATATTTATCAAAAGTAGTCTGGTCATCTGAAATGAATGGAGAATTGACTGCTTATCCAGATACTTTAGTGGGCACTGATAGTCACACAACAATGGTAAATGGTCTTTCTGTTTTAGGTTGGGGAGTTGGAGGAATTGAAGCTGAGGCTGTAATGTTGGGACAGCCTATTTCTATGTTAATTCCTGAGGTTGTTGGATTTGAAGTTAAAGGAAAATTACCAGAAGGCACAACTGCAACAGATTTAGTTTTAACAGTTACACAAATGTTAAGAAAAAAAGGCGTAGTTGGAAAATTTGTCGAGTTTTATGGCGAGGGTTTAAAAAATTTATCTTTAGCAGATAGAGCAACTATAGCAAACATGGCTCCGGAATACGGTGCGACTTGTGGATTTTTTCCAATTGATGAAGAGACATTAAAATATTTAGAATTTACTGGAAGAGATAAAGATTTAATTAAACTTATAGAAGTTTATGCAAAAGAGCAGGGACTATGGACTAGTTCTGGCATGGTATTTACTGATACTTTAAGCCTAGATGTGAGCACAGTGGCGCCAACAATTGCAGGACCAAAACGCCCTCAGGATAAAGTGTTATTAACAGATGCTGCAAAAGATTTTGATAAAAATTTTAAAGAAACTATAAAAAGAACAGCTTTAAAAGAATATCCAGTTGAAAATGCAAATTATAAATTAAAAGATGGAAATATTGTCATTGCCGCAATCACATCTTGTACAAATACTTCTAACCCTAGCGTTTTAATTGCTGCAGGACTTCTTGCTAAAAAAGCAATTGAAAAAGGATTGTCTTCTAAGCCTTGGGTTAAAACCTCACTTGCGCCAGGTTCAAAAGTAGTTACAGATTATTTAGAAAAAGCTGGACTTGATACCTATCTAAATCAATTAGGTTTTAATTTAGTTGGCTATGGTTGTACGACTTGTATTGGAAATTCTGGACCATTGAATGATAATATTAGTAATTCAATTATAAAAGGTGAATTATATGTTGCCTCAGTTCTATCAGGAAATAGAAATTTTGAAGGAAGAGTTCATCCACAAGTAAAAGCAAATTATTTAGCATCACCTCCTTTAGTTGTGGCTTATGCTATTGCAGGCTCGATGATGGTTGATCTTTATAAGGATGCACTTGGCAAAGATAAAAATGGCAAAGATGTATTTTTAAAAGATATTTGGCCTTCAAATAAAGAAATTGCAGATAAAATCTTAACTTCAATCACGGCGCAGATGTATAGATCGAGGTATGATAATGTTTCAGAAGGACCAGCTAGTTGGCAGAAAATTAAAACAGTTGCGAGTAGTATTTATGATTGGGATCAAAAATCAACCTATGTTAAGCGACCTCCATTTTTTGAAAATTTACCTGACAAACCGGAGGGATTTAAAGCAATTAAGAACGCAAGGCCTCTTTTAATTTTAGCAGATTCAATAACAACGGATCATATTTCTCCAGCAGGATCTATTCAAAAATCTGGACCCACAGGAGATTATTTTATGGAGCATCAAGTACTTCAAAAAGATTTCAACTCTTATGGAGCAAGAAGAGGAAATCATGAAGTAATGATGAGAGGAACTTTTGCTAATATCAGAATTAAAAATGAAATGGCGCCAGGTACAGAAGGAGGAGTGACTATGCTTCATCCTGATAAAAAAGTAATGCCAGTATTTGACGCTTCTATGGAATACCAAAAAAGGAAAGTGGACCTTGTTGTAATTGCAGGTAAAGAATATGGAACAGGATCATCTCGTGACTGGGCTGCAAAAGGCACCAAACTTTTAGGGGTTAAAGCAGTGATTGCTGAAAGCTTTGAAAGAATTCATAGATCTAATTTAGTTGGCATGGGAATTTTACCTCTTCAATTTAAAGAGGGATATTCGAGAAAGACCTTAAATTTAAAAGGATCTGAAATTATAAATATTCTAAATGTTGAAAAAGGCCTAAAACCTAGAGAAGAAGTAACTGTAGAGTTCTTATTTGAAGACGGAAGTTCTAAAAAAATTAATGTTCTTTCAAGAATCGATACTGATAATGAAACTGAATATTATAAACATGGTGGCATTCTTCAGTACGTTTTAAGAAATATGGCTTAA
- the msrB gene encoding peptide-methionine (R)-S-oxide reductase MsrB — translation MKYKINKSETEWQNILSESEYKILRQEGTERAFTNMLCNENRDGNYYCKGCNSKLFSSKMKFDSGTGWPSFFESYKNVFDTSTDYKLIYPRTEYHCARCGGHHGHLFDDGPEPTNKRYCNNGTALKFVPEKVD, via the coding sequence ATGAAATATAAAATTAATAAATCTGAAACCGAATGGCAAAACATTTTGTCTGAAAGTGAATACAAGATTCTTCGTCAAGAAGGAACGGAACGTGCATTTACAAATATGCTTTGTAATGAAAATAGAGATGGTAATTATTATTGTAAAGGCTGCAATTCAAAATTATTTAGCTCTAAAATGAAATTTGACAGCGGTACAGGTTGGCCATCTTTTTTTGAATCGTATAAGAATGTTTTTGATACAAGCACAGATTATAAATTAATTTATCCTAGAACTGAATATCATTGCGCTAGATGTGGTGGTCATCATGGACATTTATTTGATGACGGTCCAGAACCCACAAATAAAAGATACTGCAATAATGGAACTGCTCTAAAGTTTGTTCCGGAAAAGGTAGATTAG
- a CDS encoding biotin-dependent carboxyltransferase family protein → MEQSYFEVLRPGINSTFQDRGRFGVQYMGLAPGGAMDYQSFLLSNVLLNNEKNTGTIEFAYQGPLLKLIKGKTKIAITGNVFFKIYSQKGEVIGETYRTYDLNEGDQLDILATKSSVYGYLSIEGGFKLNKFCGSVSSQPRAFIGPNDGKKIELKDKILIIKNSETKENKIIRNIKFEEKKIFSVLPGPQFHYFSAASKKEFFSTPYLITKQTDRMGMRVLGKSLENLVNSNIPSEGIIKGAIQVPGDGNPIILLSDHPTTGGYPKVGSIISSDYDDLIQQNSNKEIFFQLVTLEAAEQQFALYVEKIKRKIANIEKI, encoded by the coding sequence ATGGAACAAAGTTATTTTGAAGTTTTAAGACCAGGCATTAATTCAACATTTCAAGATAGAGGAAGATTTGGTGTGCAGTATATGGGGCTAGCTCCAGGTGGCGCTATGGATTACCAATCTTTTCTGCTTTCTAATGTTTTATTAAACAATGAAAAAAATACTGGAACAATAGAATTTGCTTACCAAGGTCCTTTGCTAAAATTAATAAAAGGTAAAACTAAAATTGCAATTACGGGAAATGTTTTTTTTAAAATATATTCTCAAAAAGGAGAAGTAATTGGTGAAACTTACCGCACGTATGATCTAAATGAAGGTGATCAATTAGACATTCTTGCAACAAAATCCTCTGTTTATGGGTATTTAAGTATTGAAGGAGGTTTTAAATTAAATAAATTTTGCGGATCCGTTTCATCTCAACCTCGAGCATTTATTGGTCCTAACGATGGAAAAAAAATTGAATTAAAAGATAAAATCTTAATTATTAAAAACTCCGAAACTAAAGAAAATAAAATAATAAGAAATATTAAATTTGAAGAAAAAAAAATATTTAGCGTGCTTCCTGGCCCACAATTTCATTACTTTAGTGCGGCTTCTAAAAAAGAATTTTTTTCAACACCCTATTTAATCACTAAACAAACTGACAGAATGGGAATGAGAGTTTTGGGAAAAAGTTTAGAAAACTTAGTTAATTCCAATATTCCTTCCGAAGGTATTATAAAAGGAGCAATTCAAGTTCCAGGAGATGGAAATCCAATTATACTTCTATCTGATCATCCAACAACGGGTGGATACCCAAAAGTTGGTTCAATTATTTCTTCTGATTATGATGACTTAATACAACAAAATTCAAATAAAGAAATTTTCTTCCAACTTGTAACATTAGAAGCTGCAGAGCAACAATTTGCACTATATGTAGAAAAAATAAAAAGAAAGATTGCAAATATCGAAAAGATATAA
- a CDS encoding TAXI family TRAP transporter solute-binding subunit: MLKKISSILCALLMTVSTSNSAEFINILTGGTSGVYYPLGVSLQKIYGDKIKNSKTQVQATKASVENLNLLQDGKGEIAFVLGDSLKFAWEGNEEVGFKGKLDKLRGIAAIYPNYVQIVAAKGSNIKSIADLKGKRVSVGAPKSGTELNARAILTAAGMSYKDLAKTEYLPFAESVELIKNRQLDATLQSAGLGVASLKDLANSVDVVVVSVSPDIIKKIGSPYITGVIPANTYKGQAENVSTAAIGNFLVTHKDVSTETVYQMTKLVFESLPELVAAHAAAKDIDIKKATVGMPVPLHPGAQKYFKEKGIIK, encoded by the coding sequence ATGTTAAAAAAAATATCTTCTATTTTATGTGCACTTTTAATGACTGTTAGCACTTCAAATTCTGCCGAATTTATTAATATTTTAACGGGTGGAACTTCAGGTGTTTATTATCCATTAGGTGTAAGTTTACAAAAAATCTATGGCGATAAAATAAAAAATTCAAAAACACAAGTACAAGCTACAAAAGCTTCCGTTGAAAATTTAAATTTACTTCAAGACGGAAAAGGTGAGATAGCTTTTGTTCTTGGGGACTCCTTAAAATTTGCTTGGGAAGGAAATGAAGAAGTCGGATTTAAAGGTAAGTTAGATAAATTAAGAGGTATCGCTGCTATTTACCCAAATTATGTTCAAATAGTTGCGGCTAAAGGTTCAAATATTAAATCAATAGCTGATTTAAAGGGCAAAAGAGTTTCTGTAGGAGCGCCAAAATCTGGAACAGAACTAAATGCAAGAGCGATATTAACTGCTGCAGGCATGAGTTACAAAGATCTTGCTAAAACAGAATATCTTCCTTTTGCTGAGTCAGTTGAGTTAATTAAAAACAGACAACTTGACGCTACACTTCAATCTGCTGGACTTGGCGTGGCATCCTTAAAAGATTTAGCAAATTCTGTGGATGTAGTGGTAGTTTCTGTCTCCCCTGATATAATTAAAAAAATAGGATCTCCATATATTACGGGAGTGATTCCGGCGAATACTTACAAAGGTCAAGCAGAAAATGTTTCAACAGCTGCTATTGGTAATTTTTTAGTTACACATAAAGATGTTTCAACAGAAACAGTTTATCAAATGACAAAATTAGTATTTGAAAGTTTACCTGAATTAGTCGCCGCACATGCTGCTGCAAAAGATATTGATATAAAAAAGGCAACAGTTGGAATGCCAGTTCCGTTACATCCTGGGGCTCAGAAATATTTTAAAGAAAAAGGAATAATAAAATAA
- a CDS encoding PaaI family thioesterase: protein MSISSEVSKKGFIKYIGGIEFKKISENNFEFISKVQKFNLNSSGISHGGYLASILDSGMGSAAHKIIDEGKRCVTISLDIKFIGTSKENDILIGKVVISKKTQSLIFVEAKLFNSEQVIATACGIWKILK from the coding sequence ATGAGTATATCATCTGAAGTAAGCAAAAAAGGTTTTATAAAATATATTGGCGGTATTGAATTTAAAAAAATTTCGGAAAATAATTTTGAGTTTATATCAAAAGTTCAAAAATTTAATTTAAACTCCTCTGGTATAAGTCATGGTGGTTATTTAGCTTCAATTCTAGACAGTGGGATGGGTTCTGCTGCGCATAAGATAATTGATGAAGGAAAAAGATGCGTGACTATTTCTCTAGATATAAAATTTATTGGTACTTCTAAAGAAAATGATATCTTGATTGGTAAAGTAGTTATTAGTAAAAAAACTCAATCTCTGATTTTTGTAGAGGCAAAATTGTTTAATTCTGAACAAGTTATTGCAACTGCATGTGGAATTTGGAAAATCTTAAAATAA
- a CDS encoding TRAP transporter permease, translating to MDKKINSTGNNLSVELIDPLIEKFPLNLEGKILFYIAIAFSSFQLLTAAHIIDVPSQILRSVHVGFLGLLGFPLVLAIKKKNIFFKIIGWCIALVSVAVATYQIIEYKPLILRSGDPIPMDIVFGVLALVVVFGVSWVIMGIALPIICGVFLLYCLFGNNLSGLFQHRGYDFKTVIEHMTYGTEGIYGVPTYVSSTFIFLFILFGSFLERAGMIKLFTDVSLGTVGHTTGGPAKVSIVSSGLMGTISGSGVANVVTTGQFTIPLMKKFGYRSAFAGGVEATASMGGQIMPPVMGAVAFIMAETLGVEYFEIVKAAIIPALLYYFSAFWMVHLEASKRNLIGLPKNELPSAIKAIKEKWFLVLPLLVLIYLLFAGYTPLYSGSIGLILTAFLILGSSIALGFSSKIIKIIFWIILGFTASLFFKLGADVIKIILVILLLWNFFSKGGRETLLSCRDALAEGAKTALPVGVACAVVGIIIGTLTLTGIASSIAGLVIDVGKTSIFLSLVLTMFISLILGMGIPTIPNYIITSAVVAPALLKLGVPLIVSHMFVFYFGIMADLTPPVALACFAAAPIAKESGLKISFEAIKVAMAGFVIPYMAVYSPELMLQGYDGNNLLNYIFSVFYICIKVILAILFWGITVIGYYHKDLNFFERFVTFLVPFLLVITLPLTDQIAFFLIAVILIYCWFNKKKINT from the coding sequence ATGGATAAAAAAATTAACTCTACTGGTAATAATCTTTCAGTAGAGTTAATTGATCCGCTTATAGAAAAATTTCCACTCAATCTAGAAGGAAAGATATTATTTTATATAGCAATTGCTTTTTCTAGTTTTCAATTATTAACTGCAGCACATATTATAGATGTTCCTAGTCAAATTTTAAGATCAGTGCATGTTGGTTTTTTAGGACTTTTAGGATTCCCTCTTGTTTTAGCAATAAAAAAAAAAAATATATTTTTTAAAATTATTGGCTGGTGTATTGCACTAGTTAGTGTTGCTGTGGCGACCTATCAAATTATTGAGTATAAACCACTTATTCTTCGCTCAGGAGATCCAATACCAATGGATATTGTATTTGGAGTTCTTGCGTTAGTAGTCGTATTCGGAGTTTCTTGGGTCATAATGGGCATTGCATTACCAATTATCTGCGGAGTTTTTTTACTTTATTGTTTATTTGGCAATAATCTTTCGGGGCTTTTTCAACATAGAGGCTATGATTTTAAAACAGTAATTGAACATATGACTTATGGAACAGAAGGTATTTATGGAGTTCCAACTTATGTTTCTTCAACTTTTATTTTTTTGTTTATTTTATTTGGTTCTTTTTTAGAGAGAGCTGGAATGATAAAATTATTTACTGACGTTTCTCTTGGTACTGTAGGCCATACCACAGGAGGACCTGCTAAAGTTTCAATTGTTTCATCTGGATTAATGGGAACAATTTCGGGCTCTGGAGTTGCAAATGTTGTAACTACTGGTCAATTTACAATTCCTTTAATGAAAAAATTTGGATATCGCTCCGCATTTGCTGGAGGAGTCGAGGCCACAGCGTCAATGGGTGGACAAATAATGCCCCCTGTTATGGGCGCTGTTGCATTCATAATGGCCGAAACTTTAGGTGTTGAATATTTCGAAATTGTAAAAGCTGCAATAATTCCAGCTCTACTATATTATTTTTCGGCGTTTTGGATGGTTCACTTAGAAGCTTCAAAAAGAAATCTTATAGGACTTCCAAAAAATGAATTACCATCTGCAATTAAAGCAATAAAAGAAAAATGGTTTTTAGTTTTACCTTTATTGGTTTTAATTTATTTACTATTTGCAGGTTATACACCACTTTACTCAGGTAGCATTGGACTTATATTAACTGCTTTTCTTATTTTAGGTAGTTCAATTGCATTAGGATTTTCATCAAAAATAATAAAAATAATATTTTGGATAATCTTAGGTTTTACAGCCTCATTATTCTTTAAGTTAGGAGCGGATGTTATAAAAATTATTTTAGTAATTTTACTTCTTTGGAATTTTTTTTCAAAAGGTGGAAGGGAAACACTTTTGTCTTGTAGAGACGCACTTGCAGAAGGAGCAAAAACTGCACTTCCAGTTGGAGTCGCTTGTGCAGTAGTTGGAATAATAATTGGCACTCTTACTTTAACAGGAATTGCAAGTAGTATTGCTGGATTAGTAATAGATGTTGGAAAAACTAGTATCTTTTTATCACTAGTTCTTACAATGTTTATAAGTCTTATACTTGGAATGGGAATACCAACGATCCCAAATTATATCATTACATCCGCAGTGGTAGCTCCAGCATTATTAAAATTAGGCGTGCCTTTAATAGTTAGTCATATGTTTGTATTTTATTTTGGAATAATGGCTGACCTAACACCACCTGTTGCTCTTGCATGTTTTGCTGCAGCGCCAATTGCAAAGGAAAGCGGACTTAAAATTTCATTCGAAGCAATCAAAGTTGCAATGGCAGGATTTGTCATTCCTTATATGGCAGTTTATTCTCCAGAATTAATGCTACAAGGTTACGATGGAAACAATTTATTAAACTATATTTTTTCAGTTTTTTATATTTGCATTAAAGTCATACTTGCAATTTTATTTTGGGGAATAACAGTTATTGGTTACTATCATAAAGATTTAAATTTTTTTGAAAGGTTTGTAACTTTTTTAGTTCCTTTTCTTTTAGTTATAACATTGCCTTTGACTGATCAAATTGCATTTTTTTTAATTGCAGTTATTTTAATTTATTGCTGGTTTAATAAAAAAAAAATAAATACTTAA
- the pxpB gene encoding 5-oxoprolinase subunit PxpB produces the protein MIKKITNISDQGIICDFGEEVNKDINKKVINLFNYLKEKSNKNEIKGIYNIIPSYNKLVVHFDLEINNSHKIKEIISTIDLKKLNTTQSGKNWTIPVCYDDEFALDLENLTNSLKLSKEEIIKSHLETEFYVYMIGFMPGHPYMGDLDKKLFTGRLQSPRVQVPIGSVAIAEKFCIVYPYLSPGGWNIIGRTSVKLFDTKNLTNPCLFSPGDTIKFKKVNKSELK, from the coding sequence ATGATAAAAAAAATAACTAATATCAGCGATCAAGGGATCATTTGTGATTTTGGTGAAGAGGTAAATAAAGATATTAATAAAAAAGTTATTAACCTTTTTAACTATCTTAAAGAAAAAAGTAATAAAAACGAAATTAAAGGTATCTACAATATTATTCCATCCTACAATAAACTAGTTGTACATTTTGATTTGGAAATAAATAACTCTCATAAAATTAAAGAAATAATTTCAACTATTGATCTTAAAAAATTAAACACAACTCAATCAGGCAAAAACTGGACTATTCCTGTTTGTTATGATGATGAATTTGCGCTTGATTTAGAGAATTTAACTAACTCGCTAAAATTATCTAAGGAGGAAATTATTAAATCTCATCTGGAAACTGAATTTTATGTATACATGATAGGTTTTATGCCAGGTCATCCCTATATGGGTGATCTTGATAAAAAATTATTTACCGGCCGACTTCAGTCACCCAGAGTTCAAGTACCCATTGGCTCTGTTGCGATTGCAGAAAAATTTTGCATCGTTTACCCTTATCTTAGTCCTGGAGGATGGAACATTATTGGCAGAACTTCTGTTAAGTTATTTGATACTAAAAATCTTACAAACCCATGTTTGTTTTCACCCGGAGACACAATAAAATTTAAAAAAGTTAATAAATCAGAATTAAAATAA
- a CDS encoding DUF1850 domain-containing protein: MKIASYAVSLFTLSWSHSVEKVQWQEDWKIVNNKFEIIEARIKGSGAGMEPPENSKLVNGWWVYKPKNIQQNEIILATSSANIENWKICFKGECFELPNNKNNPLKLYVCDSK; the protein is encoded by the coding sequence TTGAAAATAGCCAGCTATGCAGTTTCATTATTCACTCTAAGTTGGTCCCATTCTGTTGAAAAAGTTCAATGGCAAGAAGACTGGAAGATTGTAAATAATAAATTTGAAATTATAGAGGCCAGAATAAAAGGATCGGGCGCAGGAATGGAACCACCCGAAAATTCCAAATTAGTTAACGGTTGGTGGGTTTATAAACCAAAAAATATTCAACAAAATGAGATTATTCTTGCCACATCTAGTGCTAACATAGAGAATTGGAAAATATGTTTTAAGGGAGAATGTTTTGAGCTACCTAACAATAAAAATAATCCGTTGAAGTTATATGTTTGTGATAGTAAATAA